A DNA window from Ostrea edulis chromosome 5, xbOstEdul1.1, whole genome shotgun sequence contains the following coding sequences:
- the LOC125650044 gene encoding arrestin domain-containing protein 3-like translates to MPKLARFYINFGNSVAIYSAGQNVQGYLNVEVDKPLNLQCIRVYVKGEAFVHWTDQRMRGPAPLQTPTRHHSAHEEYFDFTSTLLGNNDNNAPKITLLRGNYCYPFQFQLPQNLPSSFEGKYGHIRYTIKGTIEKPKRFSHVTKTAFSVIGPLDLNTFPQIDSPIGMTVTKNICCLCCTSGPLSAYLSLPRRGFVPGDIIPLTVEIENLSRRKIASSSITLKMTTNFHSHDESRTVSTEIDKIVHGSVPRGATSTRADQGIPLPALPPSFLFGCNIIDIQYKLELRVDAVGPSFEMYLPLEIIVGTVPLRSTMRPIPNSPRYDSRSQSHRSTSSQTSSEQYSVSLTYMESRLGGICIKEKDDPEDMKGDHHFTPIYPYYIWTE, encoded by the exons ATGCCTAAACTTGCAcgattttatattaattttggGAATTCAGTGGCGATATACTCTGCAGGACAAAATGTCCAGGGATATCTTAATGTTGAAGTTGACAAACCGTTAAATCTGCAGT GCATCAGGGTATATGTTAAAGGCGAGGCCTTTGTCCACTGGACTGATCAGCGTATGCGTGGTCCGGCTCCATTGCAGACCCCTACACGTCATCACTCGGCTCACGAGgaatattttgatttcacaTCTACACTTTTGGGGAATAATG aCAATAATGCTCCGAAGATCACTCTATTGCGAGGAAACTACTGCTACCCCTTTCAGTTCCAACTTCCTCAAAACCTCCCCTCTTCCTTTGAGGGGAAATACGGTCACATACGATACACCATTAAAGGGACCATTGAAAAACCTAAGAGATTCTCTCACGTGACTAAAACAGCGTTTTCTGTGATTGGCCCGTTGGACTTGAACACTTTCCCTCAAATAGAT tcCCCAATTGGCATGACTGTAACCAAAAATATCTGCTGTTTGTGTTGTACATCGGGCCCTCTTAGTGCTTATCTGTCGCTCCCAAGAAGGGGCTTCGTTCCAGGAGACATAATTCCTTTAACGGTGGAAATTGAAAATCTTTCGCGTCGGAAAATAGCAAGTTCGTCCATAACACTCAAAATG ACAACAAATTTTCACAGCCATGATGAATCTCGAACAGTGAGCACAGAGATAGACAAGATCGTTCATGGATCTGTACCCCGGGGTGCTACCAGCACGAGGGCAGACCAAGGGATCCCCCTCCCTGCACTTCCTCCCAGCTTTCTATTCGGATGTAACATTATTGATATCCAATACAAACTAGAG CTGCGAGTAGATGCAGTCGGACCATCTTTTGAGATGTATTTGCCATTAGAAATTATAGTTGGAACTGTACCATTACGTTCTACTATGCGACCCATCCCAAATTCACCTCGATATGACTCGAGGTCACAAAGTCATCGATCTACGTCATCCCAAACTTCTTCAGAGCAAtattcag TGTCATTAACCTACATGGAGTCCAGATTGGGAGGCATCTGTATCAAAGAGAAAGATGACCCAGAGGACATGAAGGGGGACCATCACTTCACTCCCATCTATCCTTACTACATCTGGACTGAGTGA